GAAAGTGATTAAATAATAGAAAGGAATTTCTCAAACATGAATTATTTAAAAGATTATCGTTTATGGTTATGTCTTGTAGGAATCGTTGGGTTAGGATTTTTATCAAGTATTTTTAGTGGCAACCCAGGAGACTATTACTATTCTTTACAATTACCACCATTTGCACCGCCTAGCTGGATATTCGGACCGATGTGGACCCTCCTATATATTATGATGGGGGGCGCGTTGTATTTAATAATAAATCTGCCTTCTACAAAAATGAAAGGCAAATTATTAATCTTATTTACGA
This window of the Enterococcus mundtii genome carries:
- a CDS encoding TspO/MBR family protein; translated protein: MNYLKDYRLWLCLVGIVGLGFLSSIFSGNPGDYYYSLQLPPFAPPSWIFGPMWTLLYIMMGGALYLIINLPSTKMKGKLLILFTIQFVCNFLWTILFFNLKNSFIAAIDISLLLIFLTILLYQLWVNRRNAVLLMIPYYLWVIFATILNYSIYFLN